In the genome of Yersinia enterocolitica, the window ATAATCCGAGTGGCAGTTTTAGTAATTATGCTGCCAGTATAGCCCGCTAAATCTCGTAAGAAATAAGGCAACTCTTGAGCTGTGAGGAAAGGTAAATGCTGTTTCTTATGGGTTTGCAAAGCACCGGCTAAATCCGGTGCCGGATTATATTCCGCGCGCCCGGTAATAATGGCATAACGAAATACTTCGCCGCAGCGCTGGCGTACTTTACGCATTTTCTCCAATGCGCCACGCTTTTCCATGCGTTTGAGCGTTTCCAGCAATTCCATTGGTTTAATATCAGCTATTGGGCGACGGCCAATAAAGGGGAAAATATCTTTTTCAAAGGTATCGATAATTTCTTCGCGATAACGCAATGACCAGCGATCGGCTTTATTTTTATGCCATTCCCGCGCCATTAATTCAAAGCTATTTTCCATCGCTATTTTTTGCGCCAATTTCTCAGCTTTTTTAGTCTCTCCGGGATCTGTTCCGGAGGCTAAAAGCTTCTTCGCCGTTTCTCGTTTTTGACGTGCATCGGCCAGCGATACATGGGGATAAACCCCAAAAGCAATGCGCTTCTCTTTGCCGCCATAGCGGTATTTCATACGCCAGTATTTCGCCCCACTGGCACTGACTTCGAGATATAACCCTCCCCCATCAGTCAACTTGTAGGATTTCTCTTTCTGCTTTGCAGTCTCTACCTGGCGGGCATTGAGTTTCATTTGGGGGCATCTCTAAAATGACAGTATTTTTATGCCCCCAATTATGCCCCCAGCACAGGGTAGAAACCAGTAGACCACGGTAGATTCAGACAGACTACTTTCCATATAACCATATGATTATAAAAGGATTTATTGACGAATAGAGAAAGCAGGAGATAGGCCTTGGCGGAAGATCACAGGAGTCGAACCTGCCAGGGACCGCTGGCGGCCCCATCTGGATTTGAAGTCCAGCCGCCCCACCGGGGACGATGATCTTCCATTTGGAAGAATGGTGTAAGGCGGTGATTATAGCTTGTTTATTGTATGGTGCTAGCCATTCAATAAACATGATGAATAATCCCCTCAAGTAAGAGTGGGATGAGACATTATTGAGAGTACCGAATCAGTTAATAGCTCACTTCGCCATATTTATCGCGGTGTTCTTTCGGGGTAATGGAATAGCCTTTTTTGAATACCGAATAGAAGTATTGTAGCGATGGATAGCCGCACATTTGCGATATTTCATTGATAGGCAAGGAAGTGGCAGCCAATAAGTTACGCGCCCGATCAAGCTTTTCTTCATGAATTACGCCATGAATGGTCTGCCCAATGTCATCCTTAAAGCGTTTTTCCAGATTTGAGCGCGACATTCCTACCGCATCTAATACCTGCTCAACCTTAATCCCCTTACAAGCATGATGGCGAATATAATGCATCGCCTGAATCACTGCCGGATCACGTAGCGAGCGAAAATCGGTTGAGCGGCGGGCCATGACTTTAACCGGTGGCACCAGAATGCGCTGTAATGGCGCTGTCTCTTGTTGTTTCTGACGCTGATTAAGGCGTTGATGCAACAACTTAGCTGCCCGATAGCCCATCTGTCGGGTTCCCTGCACCACCGAAGAGAGTGCCACCCTCGATAAATAGCGGGTTAACTCTTCATTATCAATACCAATAACACTCAGCTTCTCGGGTACCGCAATATCCAGATGCTCGCACACTTGGAGCAAATGTCGCGCTCGCGCATCCGTCACAGCAATAATCCCGGTCTGGTGTGGTAAGGTCTGCACCCAGTCCGCCAGGCGGTTCTGGGTGTATTGCCAGTTAGCCGGCGCGGTAGCCATTCCTTGATAAACCACCCCTTGGTATTGCTCCGCCGCCACTAACTGTCGGAAAGCATATTCTCGCTCCTGTGCCCAGCGTTTATCACTGCTGGCAGGCAGTCCGTAGAAAGCAAAACGATTTAAACCCTTTTCTTTCAAGTGCATAAAAGCAGCCTCAACCAGCGCTGCATTATCCGTCGCAATATAATCGACCGGCGGATAATCTGCCGGTTGATGATAAGAACCACCCACGCCAATAATCGGGACATCTACATTCGCCAGTAATTGCTCTATCTGCCGATCATCAAAATCGGCAATAACACCGTCACCCAGCCAATCTCGAATGTTATCGATACGGCAACGAAAATCCTCTTCAATAAAAATATCCCAATCACATTGTGAAGCTTGTAAATACTCACCGACCCCTTCCACCACTTGCCGGTCGTATACTTTGTTAGCGTTAAACAGCAAGGTTATC includes:
- a CDS encoding XylR family transcriptional regulator, with protein sequence MFEKRYRITLLFNANKVYDRQVVEGVGEYLQASQCDWDIFIEEDFRCRIDNIRDWLGDGVIADFDDRQIEQLLANVDVPIIGVGGSYHQPADYPPVDYIATDNAALVEAAFMHLKEKGLNRFAFYGLPASSDKRWAQEREYAFRQLVAAEQYQGVVYQGMATAPANWQYTQNRLADWVQTLPHQTGIIAVTDARARHLLQVCEHLDIAVPEKLSVIGIDNEELTRYLSRVALSSVVQGTRQMGYRAAKLLHQRLNQRQKQQETAPLQRILVPPVKVMARRSTDFRSLRDPAVIQAMHYIRHHACKGIKVEQVLDAVGMSRSNLEKRFKDDIGQTIHGVIHEEKLDRARNLLAATSLPINEISQMCGYPSLQYFYSVFKKGYSITPKEHRDKYGEVSY
- a CDS encoding integrase, producing the protein MKLNARQVETAKQKEKSYKLTDGGGLYLEVSASGAKYWRMKYRYGGKEKRIAFGVYPHVSLADARQKRETAKKLLASGTDPGETKKAEKLAQKIAMENSFELMAREWHKNKADRWSLRYREEIIDTFEKDIFPFIGRRPIADIKPMELLETLKRMEKRGALEKMRKVRQRCGEVFRYAIITGRAEYNPAPDLAGALQTHKKQHLPFLTAQELPYFLRDLAGYTGSIITKTATRIIMLTGVRTQELRFARWEDLDLDKGLWHIPPEHMKMKRPHVVPLSIQVITAFKQLHPLTHHYPLVFIGRNDHRKPISKESINQVIELLGYKGRLTGHGFRHTMSTILHEQGYNSAWIETQLAHVDKNSIRGTYNHAQYLDGRQEMLQWYSDYMDSLELGGNVLHGTFGQRR